The Mucilaginibacter sp. PAMB04168 genome contains the following window.
TATCAGTTCCTTAACTTCATGCTTTAAATTACGCTCAAGCTTCTCTTTCAAACGCTGGCGTGCTCTAAATAGTTTCACTTTAACATTGTTAGGCTCAATGCCTAAAGTTACGGCAATTTCTTCTAATGACTGCTCGCCTTTATAAAATAAGGTGACGATCATGGCGTCATCAGCCGATAACTGTTCAATGGCCTGGTTCACATAAAACGACCGTGATTTATTTTCGGCCATGTTGTTTTCTAACCCGCTGCTGTGGTTCTCAACCTGTATATGATTGGTTTCATCATCAATAGATGAAGTATCCAACCGTTTCTTGCGCAAAAATGTCATGGCCGTGGTATATACAATACTGTATAGCCACGTACTGAACTTGCTGTTACCTGCGAAGTTTTGCAATGAACGATAAGCCTTAATGAAACTATCCTGTGCTACCTCCTCGGCATCTTCGCGGGTTTTGGTAAAACGCACAGCCAGCGTGAATACAAACCTCTGATGCCGTTTAACCAAGTGCGCATAAGCCGATTGGTCGCCCGCGAGGGTTTGTTCAATTAGTTCTATATCTGAAAGCTTGCTTTGCATTTTACAATAACTATGACCACAGTAATTGAAACCAGGTTACAGCGTTTAGCAATAAAATTATAAAAATAAGCGGAGTGCCCAACTTCCTATTGTTGGTGGCAAGCATTAGTTATATATATATGAGGTGTACAAAATGTTGTACTAGCCTGTCCATTTGGTAACCTGTTACCTTTTTTTAAAAAAAAGTAAGATAAACCTGTAACCTGCTTACAAAACGTGTGGTCATAGCTTACAAATCACCGCAGTTGGTGAGGCGTTCGATAACAAATCAATAACTTTAAAAATTAAATAACATGGAAGGCGCACAATTATTAGTACCCATCTTAGTACCACTTGGCTTATTTGCTATGATCTTTGGAATTGTATACTTACAGAAACGTGAAAAAATGGCCATGATTGAGCGTGGTATGGATCCACGCCGGTATAAACCACAATCGGCTCCGTTTCAGAACCTTAAATGGGGTTTACTGCTTATAGGTGCAGGTTTGGGTTTGTTTTTAGCTTATGTACTGGATGCAACGGTTTTTGCCCGCATGAAAGATAACGAAGCCGTTTACTTTGGTTTGATAGCCATGTTTGGCGGCCTGGGCCTTTTCTTATCTTATCGTATCGAAAAGAAAGAAACCATTGATAAAGAAGCCCCAGCTGCTTATATTCACGAGAAAGACGTGGTATAAATATAAAAAGCAAGCCCATTTATCACAAAAAAGCATCTTCTGTAAACGGAGAGGCTTTTTGCTGTTTACAGGTAACGTTGTTTAATGATGTCCAGGTGGTGCAACTCGTGGCCGGCGGTAATGTATAGCAGCGCTCTAACTGAAACCGTTTGACCACTGGCCGTACCGTTGTATAATAGTTGTTTATCCGTAACAGACCTGAATAGAAACAAATTGGCTTCTCTTAACGCCCTAAACTCGGCAGCTAAGTTGGCCAACGTTCTCGTATGTAACAATGCCTTTTCTACATAATCATTCTCATCAAAACCTGGCAAAGGATTCTGATCCTGTCGCGAGAAGCATAGAATACGATAAGCGAATACCCGCTCTGCATCAATCATATGGCTCAACAGTTGTTTAATGGTCCACTTGCCTGCTGCATAAGCGTAGTTTTCCTTTTCGGCAGGCAGCGCTGTAAAAAACTGATAGGTACTTTCCTTTAATTGCGTAAGCGTTTGCAGAACATCGCTGTGCGCTATAGCCTTCTCTACATAGCCGGCATAAAACGGCGCGTACTCGCCAGGCTCAGGCTTAATTATCATCTTCTATATTTTTAAGTACAATTCTGAAAGTAGTGCCTTTGCCCAGTTCAGAATCTTTAACAAAAATTTGCCCGTTATGGTAATTTTCTACCATGCGCTTGGTGAGCGAAAGTCCCAGGCCCCAGCCACGTTTACGTGTAGTGTAGCCCGGCCTAAAAACGGTAACAAATTTTGAACGGGGTATACCTTTGCCCGTATCGGTTACGTCAATATAAATATGGCTTCGTGTTTTGCTGGCCATAACATCTATCTTAATGCTGCCGGGGGCTTGTATAGCATTTACTGCATTTTTTAACAGGTTTTCAATCACCCAATCAAACAGCGGCACGTTAATGCCGGCTTTAAGGTAGCGATCGCCGTTAAGCTCAAAGCTGATCTTGTCAGACACGCGAACTTTAAAGTAATCCACAAAATCTTTTACCACCTCGTAAACGGAATGGGGCTCAAGCACCGGTTTTGAGCCAATTTTAGAAAAACGATCTGCTACTACTTCCAGCCGTTTTACATCATTGGCCATTTCGTTTATCAACGTATCATCTTCTGCATCAAATTTGTCTTTTAACAACTCTATCCATGCCAGCAATGATGAGATGGGCGTTCCCAACTGATGAGCCGTTTCTTTTGCCAAACCTACCCAAACCTGGTTCTGTTCAGACTTGCGCGATGAACTGAAGGCAGAGTAAGCCACCATTAAAAATATAGCGATAATGGTGAGCTGTATATAAGGGAATACCCGTAGCTGGGTTAATAAAGGAGAGTCTTTATAATATACCAGCCAATAACTGTTATTGAAGCCCGGTACGTTAATTTTAATAGGCTCGTGTTGCGATTTCATTGTAGCCAGCTCATTTTCAAAATAGGCTGGGTCATATACGGGCTGTTTCTTTTTATCCACACCGGGCTCAGGCGGCATCTCTATGAAGGTTTTGGTTGAGTCTAAACCACGCTGAAATTTAAAGTCGCCTTTTTCATCGGTTATCAGAGCAGGTACGGTTAGGCTGTCACGCACCAGAAAAACGTAATTGAGCTGATCTTCATCTACTGTAGAAAAAACCTGTTTCATGGTTTGTGCCCACACTTGAGCACGGGTACGTTCAGACTTGGCTATGTTTTTAACCAGATACTTGGTGTACAGCAACGAACTGCCGGCTATAATTACGGCAAAAAAAAGTAAAAGGTATTTCCAGCGTTTTTTGCGTTGGTAGGGGTTGCTCATAAACTGCTCAAATATAGTGAGTGGATGAGTGAATGAGTGGGTGGATGAAAGTTTTTGCGCATATCAAAGTACTAAATAAGTGCAAAAACGTTCATCCTGTTTTACTATGACTGATTATTGGCGTTAATTATATACTAATTGGCGCATTAATCAGGTAATTGCCAGGTAATAACTATACACTCATTCTCTCATTCACTGCTCCACTTACTATATTTGCGGCATGTTAAATCCAAATGTAAGAGTGCGCTTTGCGCCCAGCCCAACTGGTGGTTTGCACCTGGGTGGTGTGCGTACCGTGCTGTTTAATTACCTGTTTGCTAAAAAGCACAACGGAACATTTATACTGAGAATAGAAGACACTGACCAAAACCGCTATGTGGAAGGTGCCGAAGAATATATTATAGAGTGCTTAAAATGGTGCGGACTGAATGCAGATGAAAGTCCGGTTGTTGGTGGTCCGTTTGCCCCATACCGCCAAAGTGAGCGCAAGGCGCTTTACCGCGAGTATGCCGAAAAACTGGTAATGCATGGCCATGCTTATTATGCATTTGATACGCCCGAAGAATTGGAACAAAAGCGTAAGGATGTGCCTAACTTTCAGTATGGAATGGCACACCGTAATGAAATGCGCAATTCGCTATCACTGCCTGAGCATGAAGTAGATCAGTTGCTTGATGCCGGCACGCCGCATGTAATCCGTATTAAAATGCCGGAGGATGAAACCATATCCTTTAATGACATGATACGCGGTTATGTGTCTTTTGACACCAATACTGTTGATGATAAAGTACTGCTGAAGGCCGATGGTATGCCTACATACCATTTAGCCGTGGTGGTCGACGATTTTTTAATGCAGATATCGCACGCTTTCAGGGGTGAGGAGTGGCTGCCATCGGCCCCGGTTCACATGCTGTTGTGGGAATACCTGGGTTGGAAGGACAGCATGCCGCAATGGGCACATTTACCACTTATACTTAAACCAGACGGCCATGGTAAACTGAGCAAACGCGATGGCGCGCGCTTAGGCTTCCCCGTATATGCCATGACCTGGGATGATGCTAAAAGCGGCGAACAAACAGAAGGCTTTCGCGAGATTGGCTTTTTGCCCGAAGCATTTATAAAC
Protein-coding sequences here:
- a CDS encoding DUF6249 domain-containing protein, encoding MEGAQLLVPILVPLGLFAMIFGIVYLQKREKMAMIERGMDPRRYKPQSAPFQNLKWGLLLIGAGLGLFLAYVLDATVFARMKDNEAVYFGLIAMFGGLGLFLSYRIEKKETIDKEAPAAYIHEKDVV
- a CDS encoding sigma-70 family RNA polymerase sigma factor, producing the protein MQSKLSDIELIEQTLAGDQSAYAHLVKRHQRFVFTLAVRFTKTREDAEEVAQDSFIKAYRSLQNFAGNSKFSTWLYSIVYTTAMTFLRKKRLDTSSIDDETNHIQVENHSSGLENNMAENKSRSFYVNQAIEQLSADDAMIVTLFYKGEQSLEEIAVTLGIEPNNVKVKLFRARQRLKEKLERNLKHEVKELI
- a CDS encoding DinB family protein, encoding MIIKPEPGEYAPFYAGYVEKAIAHSDVLQTLTQLKESTYQFFTALPAEKENYAYAAGKWTIKQLLSHMIDAERVFAYRILCFSRQDQNPLPGFDENDYVEKALLHTRTLANLAAEFRALREANLFLFRSVTDKQLLYNGTASGQTVSVRALLYITAGHELHHLDIIKQRYL
- a CDS encoding HAMP domain-containing sensor histidine kinase, giving the protein MSNPYQRKKRWKYLLLFFAVIIAGSSLLYTKYLVKNIAKSERTRAQVWAQTMKQVFSTVDEDQLNYVFLVRDSLTVPALITDEKGDFKFQRGLDSTKTFIEMPPEPGVDKKKQPVYDPAYFENELATMKSQHEPIKINVPGFNNSYWLVYYKDSPLLTQLRVFPYIQLTIIAIFLMVAYSAFSSSRKSEQNQVWVGLAKETAHQLGTPISSLLAWIELLKDKFDAEDDTLINEMANDVKRLEVVADRFSKIGSKPVLEPHSVYEVVKDFVDYFKVRVSDKISFELNGDRYLKAGINVPLFDWVIENLLKNAVNAIQAPGSIKIDVMASKTRSHIYIDVTDTGKGIPRSKFVTVFRPGYTTRKRGWGLGLSLTKRMVENYHNGQIFVKDSELGKGTTFRIVLKNIEDDN
- the gltX gene encoding glutamate--tRNA ligase; the encoded protein is MLNPNVRVRFAPSPTGGLHLGGVRTVLFNYLFAKKHNGTFILRIEDTDQNRYVEGAEEYIIECLKWCGLNADESPVVGGPFAPYRQSERKALYREYAEKLVMHGHAYYAFDTPEELEQKRKDVPNFQYGMAHRNEMRNSLSLPEHEVDQLLDAGTPHVIRIKMPEDETISFNDMIRGYVSFDTNTVDDKVLLKADGMPTYHLAVVVDDFLMQISHAFRGEEWLPSAPVHMLLWEYLGWKDSMPQWAHLPLILKPDGHGKLSKRDGARLGFPVYAMTWDDAKSGEQTEGFREIGFLPEAFINLLAMLGWNDGTDQEIFSLDELVEKFSMERISKAGAKFDFEKAKWYNAEWIKKLDAERLIKETKAVLTAKGVTVTDNSYLQTVTELVKDRLVLLTDIYEHAWYFFKQPDEYDLNSVKPKWNEAKTEFFQTLITQLQQTADWNAVDLENSFKVLLTEKGLKPGDAMLPFRIMLVGGKFGPHVFDIAAALGKDEVIARIEKGLTAFTA